Genomic window (Helianthus annuus cultivar XRQ/B chromosome 3, HanXRQr2.0-SUNRISE, whole genome shotgun sequence):
ATAAAAATCAGCTGGTCCGAGCGGGCCGCAGGTGTAATTAAGCCCCTAGTTTATAGTTAAACCTGTCTTAAAACATCTATATATAATCCATTAATTAACCACAACAATGTTGCATCACAAATTCATATAATTCACTGGATCAAAACATATACAATGAAGAACTATAAACTAGTCGATCGTATCCTAATGCCACCACTACCCTATCGTACCCACACCACCATGCATGATCACCTTAATTATCTCATGTTTTTTTAAGACTAGCAAGGCAATCTCCGGTGACCCCTTGAACCCAATCATTAACCGCCTTTATCTCGAGATCTTCAGCCTTCATGTCAACGAAACAACTGTTACATGTATCAACATTCGTCGATATAGCACTTATGTCAATGTTAGCCTTGGCGAGATCTTGTTTTCGGATGCTTTCGATGCTTTTCTTTACACCTTCAATGGCACTAGCAAAGTTTTCTTGACATTGACTTAAGCAGTTTTTAACCGGTTTTGATGTGTTGGGATCCTCTAATTGTTTCTGAAGGACCGGTTTGAAGTCGCTGATCTTAAGTTCTAGCGCTTCGAGTTGTTTGCTTGCCACTTTACTCCCCTCGGTCTCTGAGGTGGCCGCTTTCTTTTGTACGCCGATTTCGGGCAATGCAAGTTCGAAAAGCTCCGAAAGAGACATCGGGGAGTCGGCCGAGGTGTCGTCGGTAGGTTCATCAGAGGGGGGTGTGGATGGGGATGAGGATGGGGATGGGGAAGGGGAGGGGTGGGCATTGGAACATAATGCAAAGAAGAGAAGGGCAAAAATGGAAAGAAAAGTTGTTAATGTGTTCTTTGTAAGGGCCATTGTCTCTAATCCCTTGTTtggtttgtgattgtgattgaGACAATGGTATGAATGTAGGAGGGTTCCTAAAATGATTTTAAGGATTAGGGATTCTTATGTATGGATAAAGTTTCCAAAAATGGGAATGTTATGGTTAAGGGTTTGAGGTGGAGGTTCTTTTTCTTTTATACCATACAAAAACAATTGAAAGTCAAGTCAATTGTGTGCATTCAGTTTGTTTGAACTAATATGAGGACCTCAAAATGTGAAGGTAAAAAAGAAATGATGTTATATACAGGTTAATATTCTACAAAGGCTCTTAATTGTAAAAAGTGTAAGAAGgttttatagagtgacaagtgtccaataacttATAACCTAAATccactacaccaccacccaaaacctaaacaccaaCCACCACCCCatccccccacccaaaaacctaaacccccaccccaccccccaaaaacctaacacccccccccccccggctaAACTAAAAAAAACCTGTATCAGATATACTTATTTATGGTCTTACGTGGTTAAACGTTATTTGTTCGGGTGCCCATCACCCTCAACAGATGTTAAACTCACCTCACAAATCaacttaaaatataaaatattcaaTCACTcaaccatttttttattttaatagttaaaattttctaaTGACTTTAAAATGCTAttcattgtatttttttagtattATATAGTATACTAATATATCAGTTTAATTGCGGTTAAATCAGGCAGAAATCCACTAATActatactcatctcaaaaccgTGAAAAGTTGAACTAGATTTTATACCCGACTgcatgttgtcacaccccggccgcggtaAAACAACGAAAGCCGCAGCGGAAACGCTGGGGAGGTGagtagcgacagaattattgtttcaacaaccatggcaaataaagttttgtattattaaaattaaagttacattgtcttgagTTCAAATAAACTACATAATAACTgtattttaagtcactaaggcccgagtccgcctaagtgtagcacaaacacccttatgcattagcacctgaaacacatgtaaaaataggtacgtcagcataaaaatgcctgtgagatacataggttttgtttatgcagattcatgacttgtttttgaaagaagtgtttaaatatgatgtcatgaatcttgtaaaatgtttttctttgtaaaatcatgtgaaaatcgatatgaaagtcaaatgataatgaatgaacaatgcatggttaaataaataaccaagtgaaaatgagtttgtataaaaatgtgtaaTTTGTAAGACAATGTCATGTTTTtctataaaatgtttcatgtcttgtccaagtggtttatataacgcaacgatgtataatacgataaaagcacttatatataggaagtaccagcggcgtatccaccatgcttttatcatataacacatagccccgttacataagtcacttatcaataaccaaccaaaatgccttgttccatgtcaaaaatgtgtatgtgtaaaccatgtacaatgtcatgtgtgaaatgtttcatgtataaccaaataaaatgcatagcaagtaggaaatcatctacttaaactatgtgatgatgtcaatgtataaactgtgtcatgtatggtgaataactagaagttactcaaccccatagtaaaaatgtacaaaacaatgtttttgaataaaactaagtttaaatcaaatgttatgttttgcagaaaaacaatgcttta
Coding sequences:
- the LOC110927473 gene encoding uncharacterized protein LOC110927473, yielding MALTKNTLTTFLSIFALLFFALCSNAHPSPSPSPSSSPSTPPSDEPTDDTSADSPMSLSELFELALPEIGVQKKAATSETEGSKVASKQLEALELKISDFKPVLQKQLEDPNTSKPVKNCLSQCQENFASAIEGVKKSIESIRKQDLAKANIDISAISTNVDTCNSCFVDMKAEDLEIKAVNDWVQGVTGDCLASLKKT